Proteins from one Mesorhizobium sp. M9A.F.Ca.ET.002.03.1.2 genomic window:
- a CDS encoding DUF2274 domain-containing protein produces the protein MADLKLGKLPDRTASKITITVSAELGQTLKEYAALYRQTYRQSETVAELIPFMLAAFLEGDRAFAKARKEGLPTELAEKS, from the coding sequence ATGGCTGACCTGAAACTTGGAAAGCTTCCAGACCGAACAGCTTCGAAGATCACCATTACCGTCAGCGCGGAGCTGGGCCAAACACTCAAGGAGTATGCTGCACTTTACCGTCAGACCTATCGTCAGTCTGAAACCGTGGCAGAACTCATCCCTTTCATGCTGGCGGCGTTTCTGGAAGGCGACCGAGCCTTTGCCAAGGCCCGAAAAGAAGGTCTGCCGACGGAGCTTGCCGAAAAATCGTGA
- the hemN gene encoding oxygen-independent coproporphyrinogen III oxidase: MQSEIAVKLSENVPRYTSYPTAPHFHSGVDAAIYRGWLEALESGDEISLYLHIPYCDKLCWFCACHTKQTHQYEPVAAYLRSLNAEIVTIAGLVSGKAHVRAIHFGGGSPTMLRPDDMVALGAALRDSFDLLPDATVSIEIGTNDMDKARLDALAQIGVTRASLGVQDFDPQVQKAINREQSFLQTKAVVDGVRSRGVESVNLDLLYGLPNQTRETICSTVAQALTLEPDRMALFGYAHVPWFKKHQTMIDEAWLPSPTERFAQSQLAARAIVAKGYEAIGLDHFAKPDDALAIAARAGVLHRNFQGYTEDRCPTLIGLGPSSIGRFRQGYVQNMASTAGYGRMVADGGLAAVRGVALSDDDRVRGWIIERLMCDFAFSAVDLVERFGKAGEKLLHRSRSIALHDPARALEFDGDSFVVRAESRPFVRTIAAKFDTYFKGGTARHSVAV, translated from the coding sequence ATGCAATCGGAAATAGCTGTCAAACTCAGCGAGAACGTCCCACGCTACACAAGCTATCCGACGGCGCCGCATTTCCATTCCGGGGTCGATGCTGCCATTTACCGTGGCTGGTTGGAGGCGCTGGAAAGTGGCGACGAAATCTCGCTGTATTTGCACATTCCTTACTGCGACAAGCTCTGCTGGTTCTGCGCCTGTCACACCAAGCAGACGCACCAATATGAGCCGGTGGCCGCTTATCTGCGCTCGCTGAATGCCGAAATCGTCACGATTGCCGGTCTGGTGAGCGGCAAGGCACATGTCCGTGCAATCCACTTCGGTGGCGGTTCGCCAACGATGCTGAGGCCCGATGACATGGTTGCTCTTGGAGCGGCCTTGCGGGACAGCTTCGACCTTCTCCCGGATGCTACGGTCAGCATCGAAATCGGAACCAACGACATGGACAAGGCGCGCCTTGATGCGCTTGCTCAAATCGGCGTAACGCGGGCGAGCCTCGGCGTGCAGGATTTCGATCCGCAAGTGCAAAAAGCAATTAATCGTGAGCAAAGTTTTTTGCAGACCAAGGCAGTCGTCGACGGGGTTCGTTCGCGGGGCGTTGAATCGGTCAATCTGGACCTGCTCTACGGGCTCCCGAATCAGACACGCGAGACGATCTGTTCCACGGTGGCGCAGGCACTGACCTTGGAACCAGACCGGATGGCTCTGTTCGGCTACGCACATGTGCCCTGGTTCAAGAAGCATCAGACGATGATCGACGAGGCATGGCTGCCGAGTCCCACCGAGCGTTTCGCCCAATCTCAACTCGCGGCGCGGGCAATTGTCGCCAAGGGATATGAGGCAATAGGACTCGATCATTTCGCGAAGCCCGACGATGCGCTGGCCATAGCGGCCCGCGCAGGGGTTTTGCATCGCAATTTTCAGGGCTACACCGAGGATCGCTGCCCGACACTGATCGGACTTGGCCCTTCGTCCATCGGTCGTTTTCGCCAAGGCTACGTGCAGAACATGGCTTCGACTGCCGGGTACGGGCGCATGGTTGCGGATGGCGGGTTGGCTGCCGTCCGGGGCGTTGCCCTTTCCGACGACGATCGCGTCCGTGGCTGGATAATCGAGCGGCTGATGTGTGATTTTGCCTTCTCGGCAGTCGATCTGGTGGAGCGGTTCGGCAAAGCCGGCGAGAAGCTCCTTCATCGCTCGAGGTCCATCGCCCTCCACGATCCTGCCCGAGCGCTTGAATTCGATGGCGACAGTTTCGTCGTACGGGCTGAAAGTCGCCCCTTCGTTCGAACCATCGCGGCCAAGTTCGATACATATTTCAAAGGGGGAACGGCGAGGCACTCGGTGGCGGTCTGA
- a CDS encoding Crp/Fnr family transcriptional regulator, translating into MTFRQDIHTSGIPVLCLPCEARRRGVCGALDPDNLVGLAKTCSRRRIESGMELTGEAQNVDSYSNVLSGVVKLSKSLSDGRQQIVGLQFAPNFLGRPFKVESSINAEAATAVTLCSFPRAAVERMMKASREFEHRLLKQTLNELDEAREWMVTLGRKTAPEKVASFLLMMARNIDSSLDAASRSASFDLPLTRAEISDFLGITNETVSRQLTRLRADGVIRIENARHVTVDSISRLEKRCGGGRERP; encoded by the coding sequence ATGACCTTTCGGCAAGACATTCATACTTCCGGCATTCCTGTTCTTTGCCTCCCTTGCGAGGCACGGCGTCGCGGTGTCTGCGGTGCGCTCGATCCAGACAATTTGGTTGGGCTCGCCAAGACTTGCTCGCGTCGCCGGATCGAGTCAGGAATGGAGTTGACCGGCGAGGCACAGAACGTCGACAGCTACTCGAACGTGCTTTCAGGCGTGGTAAAGCTATCAAAGAGCCTGTCGGATGGGCGCCAGCAGATCGTCGGTCTCCAGTTTGCACCGAATTTTCTGGGACGTCCTTTCAAGGTGGAAAGCTCGATCAATGCGGAAGCGGCAACAGCAGTCACGCTGTGCTCGTTTCCGCGAGCGGCCGTCGAACGGATGATGAAGGCGTCACGGGAATTCGAGCATCGCCTGCTCAAACAGACGCTGAATGAACTCGATGAGGCGCGCGAGTGGATGGTGACGCTGGGGCGCAAGACAGCTCCGGAAAAGGTGGCGAGTTTTCTCCTCATGATGGCCCGGAATATCGATTCCAGTCTCGACGCGGCTTCCAGGTCAGCGTCCTTCGATCTGCCGCTGACGCGTGCCGAAATCTCTGATTTCCTTGGAATTACCAACGAAACCGTGAGCCGCCAACTGACGCGATTGCGGGCTGACGGGGTGATTCGGATTGAGAACGCACGCCATGTGACGGTGGACAGCATAAGCCGTCTGGAGAAGCGCTGTGGCGGCGGACGCGAGCGGCCCTAA
- the ccoN gene encoding cytochrome-c oxidase, cbb3-type subunit I has product MKFGTEIVLLSVFAFAALVAAGFGVDEPFRRHMWVLFFAVAGFTAILLRNTEFKPAAPIDPSAYMDGPIRYGAIATVFWGVVGMLVGVVIALQLAYPDLNIQPWFNFGRLRPLHTSGVVFAFGGNALLCTSLYVVQRTCRARLFGGDLAWFVFWGYQLFIVMAATGYLLGITEGREYAEPEWYVDVWLTIVWVAYLILFLGTILKRKEPHIYVANWFYLSFIVTIAMLHVVNNLSMPVSFLGSKSYSAFSGVQDALTQWWYGHNAVGFFLTAGFLGMMYYFVPKQANRPVYSYRLSIVHFWAIIFLYIWAGPHHLHYTALPDWAQTLGMAFSIMLWMPSWGGMINGLMTLSGAWDKLRTDPIIRMMVMAVAFYGMSTFEGPIMAIRAVNSLSHYTDWTIGHVHSGALGWVGMISFGAIYYMVPKLWNRHRLYSLRLVTWHFWLATLGIVVYASVMWVSGIMQGLMWREYDQQGFLVYSFAETVAAMHPYYVMRAIGGAMYLSGALIMAWNITMTILGHQREEEPMPSPVAIRPARSGAR; this is encoded by the coding sequence ATGAAATTCGGCACAGAGATCGTCCTTCTAAGCGTGTTCGCTTTTGCGGCCCTGGTGGCCGCCGGCTTCGGCGTGGATGAACCTTTCCGCCGACATATGTGGGTGTTGTTCTTCGCAGTGGCTGGTTTCACTGCGATCCTGTTGCGCAACACGGAGTTCAAGCCAGCAGCTCCGATTGACCCATCCGCTTACATGGATGGTCCGATCCGCTACGGCGCGATCGCCACCGTGTTCTGGGGTGTCGTCGGGATGCTGGTCGGCGTGGTGATCGCGCTTCAGCTCGCCTATCCCGATCTCAACATCCAGCCCTGGTTCAATTTCGGCCGTTTGCGGCCGCTGCATACATCCGGTGTCGTCTTCGCCTTCGGTGGCAACGCGCTGCTTTGCACGTCTCTGTATGTCGTGCAGCGCACCTGCCGCGCCCGCCTCTTCGGCGGTGATCTCGCCTGGTTCGTCTTCTGGGGCTACCAGCTGTTCATCGTCATGGCCGCGACCGGCTATCTGCTCGGCATCACCGAGGGCCGCGAGTACGCCGAACCCGAATGGTATGTGGATGTCTGGCTGACCATCGTCTGGGTCGCCTACCTCATTCTGTTCCTTGGCACGATCCTGAAGCGCAAGGAACCGCATATCTACGTCGCCAACTGGTTCTACCTGTCGTTCATCGTGACCATCGCGATGCTGCATGTGGTCAACAACCTGTCGATGCCAGTCTCGTTCCTGGGCTCCAAGAGCTACTCCGCCTTTTCCGGGGTCCAGGACGCGCTGACCCAATGGTGGTACGGCCACAACGCGGTCGGCTTCTTTCTCACCGCCGGCTTCCTTGGCATGATGTATTATTTCGTGCCCAAGCAGGCGAACCGGCCAGTCTATTCGTACCGGCTGTCGATCGTCCATTTCTGGGCGATCATCTTTCTCTACATCTGGGCTGGCCCGCATCACCTGCACTACACCGCCTTGCCAGATTGGGCGCAGACGCTCGGCATGGCGTTCTCGATCATGCTGTGGATGCCGTCCTGGGGCGGCATGATCAACGGCCTGATGACGCTGTCCGGCGCCTGGGACAAGCTGCGCACCGATCCGATCATCCGCATGATGGTGATGGCCGTCGCCTTCTATGGCATGTCGACCTTCGAAGGCCCGATCATGGCGATCAGGGCGGTCAATTCGCTGTCGCATTATACCGACTGGACCATCGGCCACGTCCATTCGGGCGCGCTCGGCTGGGTTGGCATGATCTCGTTCGGCGCAATCTACTACATGGTGCCGAAGCTCTGGAACCGTCACCGGCTCTACTCGCTGCGGCTCGTCACTTGGCACTTCTGGCTGGCGACACTCGGGATCGTCGTCTACGCCTCGGTCATGTGGGTGTCAGGCATCATGCAGGGCCTGATGTGGCGTGAATACGACCAGCAGGGCTTCCTGGTCTATTCCTTCGCCGAAACCGTCGCTGCCATGCACCCATACTACGTCATGCGCGCCATCGGTGGGGCCATGTACCTCTCCGGCGCCCTTATCATGGCCTGGAACATCACCATGACCATCCTCGGCCACCAGCGCGAGGAGGAGCCGATGCCGAGCCCCGTCGCCATCCGACCTGCGCGATCAGGAGCCAGGTAA
- the ccoO gene encoding cytochrome-c oxidase, cbb3-type subunit II produces the protein MGLMDKHAIIEKNATLLLVGSLLVVTVGGIVEIAPLFYLDNTIEKVEGMRPYSPLELVGRNIYMREGCFLCHSQMIRPFRDEVERYGHYSLAAESMYDHPFQWGSKRTGPDLARVGDRYSNAWHVAHLTDPRSVVPESIMPSYGFLKDTPIDVKDFSTHLVANRRVAVPYTDDMIAHANADLAAQADPNADTSGLEARYPKVKIGDFDGNPQQVTEMDALLAYLQMLGTLVDFKNYDEAAGYR, from the coding sequence ATGGGCTTGATGGACAAACACGCAATCATCGAGAAGAACGCCACGCTTCTTCTCGTTGGCTCGCTGCTCGTGGTGACGGTCGGCGGTATCGTCGAGATAGCGCCTCTCTTCTATCTCGACAATACGATCGAGAAGGTGGAAGGCATGCGCCCCTATTCGCCGCTCGAACTTGTCGGGCGCAACATCTATATGCGCGAGGGCTGCTTTCTCTGCCATAGCCAGATGATCAGGCCGTTCCGCGACGAAGTTGAGCGCTATGGCCACTACAGCCTGGCTGCCGAGTCCATGTACGATCACCCCTTCCAGTGGGGATCGAAGCGCACCGGGCCGGATCTCGCCAGAGTTGGCGACCGCTACTCGAATGCATGGCATGTCGCGCATCTTACCGACCCGCGCTCGGTGGTGCCGGAATCGATCATGCCGAGCTATGGGTTCCTGAAAGACACGCCGATCGACGTGAAGGATTTCTCGACGCATCTGGTCGCCAACAGGCGTGTAGCCGTCCCTTACACCGATGACATGATCGCGCACGCCAATGCGGATCTGGCGGCGCAGGCCGATCCCAATGCCGACACATCAGGCCTTGAGGCGCGTTACCCCAAAGTCAAGATCGGCGACTTCGACGGCAACCCGCAACAGGTCACCGAAATGGATGCCCTGCTCGCCTACCTGCAGATGCTTGGCACACTGGTCGACTTCAAAAATTACGACGAAGCCGCCGGCTACCGCTGA
- a CDS encoding cbb3-type cytochrome c oxidase subunit 3: MTYNLMRAFADSWGLVAMALFFVGCIAFALRPGSRRLADEAARIPLEDE, encoded by the coding sequence ATGACCTACAATTTGATGCGGGCGTTTGCCGACAGCTGGGGCCTGGTTGCGATGGCGCTGTTCTTCGTCGGGTGCATCGCCTTTGCCCTACGCCCCGGCAGCCGAAGGCTGGCCGACGAAGCTGCCCGCATTCCGCTCGAGGACGAGTGA
- the ccoP gene encoding cytochrome-c oxidase, cbb3-type subunit III, with protein MSDEHIDEVSGVSTTGHEWDGIRELNNPLPRWWVITFYVTIAWALVYTTAYPAWPMLTSATKGMLGYSSRKDVKNDLAAAEAAKGKYVAAIQAKSVSEILTDDALREFAVAAGAAAFKVNCTQCHGSGAQGSKGFPNLNDDDWLWGGSPDQIKQTITHGLRFASDPDTRLSEMPAFGDIITADQIAQVSAYVASLSGKVRDASLIQPGAKVFAENCVACHGDNAKGNREFGAPDLTDAIWLYGSGETAIAAQVRAPKQGVMPAWVGRLGEIKVKELAVYVHSLGGGE; from the coding sequence ATGAGCGACGAGCACATCGATGAGGTCTCCGGCGTCTCAACCACCGGCCATGAATGGGACGGCATCAGGGAGCTCAACAATCCTCTGCCGCGATGGTGGGTGATTACCTTCTACGTCACCATAGCGTGGGCGCTCGTCTATACGACCGCATACCCGGCATGGCCGATGCTGACCTCGGCAACCAAGGGCATGCTCGGCTATTCAAGCCGTAAGGACGTCAAGAACGACCTTGCCGCGGCCGAGGCCGCCAAGGGCAAGTATGTTGCAGCCATCCAGGCAAAGAGCGTCTCGGAGATCTTGACCGACGATGCCTTGCGCGAATTCGCGGTCGCTGCCGGGGCTGCCGCGTTCAAGGTCAACTGTACGCAATGCCACGGCTCCGGCGCTCAGGGGTCGAAGGGCTTTCCCAACCTGAATGACGATGACTGGCTCTGGGGCGGCAGCCCCGACCAGATCAAGCAGACGATCACGCACGGCCTCCGCTTTGCTTCCGATCCGGACACGCGACTGTCAGAAATGCCGGCCTTCGGCGACATCATCACCGCCGACCAGATCGCACAAGTCAGCGCCTACGTGGCCAGCCTTTCCGGCAAGGTCCGCGATGCAAGTCTGATCCAACCCGGCGCCAAGGTCTTTGCCGAGAACTGCGTCGCTTGTCACGGCGACAATGCAAAAGGCAACAGGGAATTCGGCGCCCCCGACCTGACTGACGCGATCTGGCTTTACGGGTCCGGCGAGACGGCCATCGCCGCCCAGGTTCGTGCGCCAAAGCAGGGCGTCATGCCGGCCTGGGTTGGCCGTCTCGGCGAGATCAAGGTCAAGGAACTTGCAGTTTATGTCCATTCGCTTGGCGGCGGAGAATAG
- the ccoG gene encoding cytochrome c oxidase accessory protein CcoG yields the protein MRDKTQLTRLETETVNAAKTRKPLYAARQKIFPKRASGNFRRFKWLVMTITLGIYYLTAWLHWDRGPFAPDQAVLLDLTNRRFYFFFIEIWPQEFFYVAGLLVMAGVGLFLITSAVGRAWCGYACPQTVWVDLFLVVERAIEGDRNARMKLDAGPWTARKLMLRVSKHAIWLVIGAATGGAWIFYFADAPTLVGELFTGTAAPVAYITIAVLTATTYTFGGLMREQVCTYMCPWPRIQAAMLDENSLTVTYNDWRGEPRSRHAKKVQASGQSVGDCVDCNACVAVCPMGIDIRDGQQLECITCALCIDACDGVMDKLGKERGLISYATLSDYNANMMLATAGGSSSINPSLVRTAVGTFSDQVAHFHIRKIFRPRTYVYMGLWSLIGLGLLYSLLTRDRLELNVLHDRNPQFVTLSDGSIRNGYSVKLLNMIPEPRTIVVTMQGLEGADMVVVGDDIPAGRSFAIPVEPDRLKTLKVFVRQPADQIHAPAQTFKFRVEDKASFESNEYAATFNAPEAAK from the coding sequence GTGCGTGACAAGACGCAGTTGACACGGCTCGAAACAGAAACTGTCAATGCCGCCAAAACCCGCAAGCCCCTTTATGCCGCGCGTCAAAAGATCTTTCCGAAGCGCGCCTCGGGCAACTTTCGCCGCTTCAAATGGCTGGTGATGACGATCACACTTGGCATCTATTACCTGACTGCGTGGCTGCATTGGGATCGTGGCCCATTTGCCCCGGACCAGGCCGTGCTGCTCGATCTCACCAATCGGCGCTTCTACTTTTTCTTCATCGAGATCTGGCCGCAGGAATTCTTCTATGTGGCCGGCCTCCTGGTCATGGCCGGTGTTGGACTTTTCCTGATTACCTCTGCTGTCGGCCGTGCCTGGTGCGGCTATGCATGTCCGCAGACCGTGTGGGTCGATCTGTTCCTTGTCGTCGAGCGTGCGATTGAGGGGGACCGCAACGCCCGCATGAAACTCGATGCCGGCCCCTGGACCGCCCGCAAGCTGATGCTGCGGGTCTCGAAACACGCCATCTGGCTTGTCATAGGGGCGGCGACCGGTGGCGCCTGGATTTTCTATTTCGCTGATGCACCAACACTTGTGGGCGAGCTTTTCACCGGTACCGCCGCACCTGTCGCCTACATCACCATCGCCGTGCTGACGGCGACGACCTACACCTTCGGCGGCCTGATGCGCGAACAGGTCTGCACCTATATGTGCCCATGGCCGCGCATCCAGGCAGCCATGCTCGATGAGAATTCGCTCACCGTCACCTACAATGACTGGCGCGGCGAGCCGCGATCGCGCCACGCCAAGAAGGTGCAAGCCTCGGGGCAGTCCGTCGGCGACTGCGTCGACTGCAATGCCTGCGTCGCGGTCTGCCCAATGGGAATCGACATTCGCGACGGCCAGCAGCTCGAATGCATTACCTGCGCGCTGTGTATCGACGCCTGCGACGGCGTCATGGACAAGCTCGGCAAGGAGCGCGGGCTGATCTCCTACGCGACGCTCTCCGACTACAACGCCAACATGATGCTGGCGACCGCAGGCGGCTCCAGTTCAATCAATCCGTCGCTGGTCAGGACTGCTGTCGGCACCTTCTCCGATCAGGTGGCGCATTTTCACATTCGCAAGATCTTCCGGCCGCGCACCTACGTCTACATGGGCTTGTGGTCGCTGATCGGGCTGGGCCTGCTCTATTCGCTGCTGACGCGCGATCGGCTCGAACTGAACGTGCTGCATGACCGCAATCCGCAATTCGTCACACTATCCGATGGCTCCATCCGCAATGGCTATAGCGTCAAGCTGCTCAACATGATCCCTGAGCCAAGGACAATCGTCGTCACCATGCAGGGTCTGGAGGGTGCCGACATGGTCGTCGTCGGCGACGACATCCCGGCCGGCCGGTCTTTCGCCATCCCGGTCGAACCCGACCGCCTGAAAACGTTGAAGGTCTTCGTTCGCCAACCGGCGGACCAGATCCACGCCCCGGCACAGACCTTCAAGTTCCGTGTCGAGGATAAGGCGAGCTTCGAGTCGAACGAGTACGCCGCCACATTCAACGCGCCAGAGGCCGCCAAATGA
- a CDS encoding FixH family protein has product MTANAQKPREFTGRHMLAIILTFFGVVIAVNLTMATLANTSWTGLVVENTYVASQQFNKEAEAGRAQAALGWTGKLTIAWGEVRYSLSDAAGKPVPLHGVKVLFRHPAYEKEDKSVTLALASGQEFAAQHMPKDGVWIVEVDTDAGLTRPYRDVRRIMISHGALQ; this is encoded by the coding sequence ATGACCGCCAATGCCCAAAAGCCTCGCGAATTCACCGGCAGGCACATGCTGGCCATCATTCTCACCTTCTTCGGGGTGGTCATCGCGGTCAACCTGACCATGGCCACGCTCGCCAATACGAGTTGGACCGGCCTCGTCGTCGAGAACACCTATGTGGCCAGCCAGCAATTCAACAAGGAGGCCGAGGCCGGCCGCGCTCAAGCAGCGCTCGGTTGGACCGGCAAGCTGACCATCGCATGGGGCGAAGTCCGCTACAGCCTCTCCGACGCTGCAGGCAAGCCGGTTCCTCTGCACGGCGTCAAGGTGCTGTTTCGTCATCCCGCCTACGAGAAAGAGGACAAGTCCGTCACGCTCGCCCTCGCCTCCGGCCAGGAGTTCGCCGCCCAGCATATGCCGAAGGACGGCGTCTGGATCGTCGAAGTCGACACCGATGCCGGCCTGACACGACCCTATCGCGACGTCCGCAGGATTATGATTTCTCATGGAGCGCTGCAATGA
- a CDS encoding cation-translocating P-type ATPase, whose product MSCCAPGAEMALDLNGATSVLPSSQEIRLASRSLGDDLRQTDLSVPTVHCAACIQTIEAALGKLDHVESARVNLSTKRVAVRWRGDEVPPFVAALGRLGYEAHLFTPEVDDKDKTLAELIRAVAVAGFAAGNIMLLSVSVWSGAEGATRDLFHWVSALIAIPALAFAGGIFFRSAWNALRHGRMNMDVPIAVGVSLAYAMSLYETINHGDHAYFDASVSLLFFLLIGRTLDHVMRERARTAVKGLSQMAARGAMVMRGDGARDYLPVGEIEPGMRLLIAAGERIPVDGKIIQGTSDLDCSLASGESTPKNVAPGEAVQAGVLNLTGPLTIQATAAAKDSFLAEMVRLMESAEGGRAHYRRIADRVSALYAPLVHLTAFVTFLGWMAATGDWHRAMTIAIAVLIITCPCALGLAVPIVQVVAARRLFESGIMVKDGSAMERLAAIDTAVFDKTGTLTLGQPRLVNADSIDPGMLAIAADMAAHSRHPFSKAMTGFAAPGGQHKFDAVTEHPGFGIEATVAGSTWRLGRRGWAGWKARTGGEGKHGYGGTALTKDGFIVATFDFENALRADAAAAIKRLNDAGVSMQMLSGDTAAACAEVAKLLDIDDFVPCLLPSGKLERIETLAKVGHKVLMVGDGLNDTPALSAAHVSIAPATAVDIGRNAADFVFLRESLLAVPLALGVSRKAGNLIRQNIAIAIVYNAVAVPIAILGHVTPLIAAIAMSASSLLVIGNALRLHGFMANATVQVIQKVRRSAVGYSAQSS is encoded by the coding sequence ATGAGCTGTTGTGCACCGGGCGCTGAAATGGCGCTGGATCTGAACGGCGCCACGTCGGTCCTGCCATCCAGCCAGGAGATCAGGTTGGCGAGCCGATCGCTTGGCGATGATCTTCGGCAGACCGATCTTTCAGTGCCGACGGTTCATTGCGCCGCCTGTATCCAGACGATCGAGGCGGCACTTGGAAAGCTCGATCACGTCGAAAGCGCGCGCGTCAACCTGTCGACGAAGCGGGTCGCGGTCCGGTGGCGAGGAGACGAGGTGCCACCCTTCGTCGCCGCGCTTGGCAGGCTGGGCTACGAGGCGCATCTGTTCACACCCGAGGTCGATGACAAGGACAAGACGCTTGCCGAACTGATCCGCGCTGTCGCTGTTGCCGGCTTTGCGGCGGGGAACATCATGCTGCTTTCGGTCTCTGTCTGGTCCGGCGCCGAAGGTGCTACCCGCGACCTGTTTCACTGGGTCTCGGCGCTGATCGCCATTCCTGCCCTCGCCTTCGCCGGCGGAATCTTCTTCCGTTCGGCCTGGAATGCTTTGCGCCATGGTCGCATGAATATGGACGTGCCCATCGCGGTCGGTGTTTCGCTCGCCTATGCCATGAGCCTCTATGAGACGATCAATCATGGCGACCACGCCTATTTCGACGCGTCGGTATCGCTGCTGTTCTTCCTTTTGATCGGGCGCACGCTGGATCATGTGATGCGGGAGCGTGCCCGGACTGCCGTGAAGGGCCTGTCTCAGATGGCCGCGCGTGGCGCAATGGTGATGCGCGGCGACGGCGCGCGCGACTATCTGCCGGTCGGCGAGATCGAACCAGGCATGCGGTTGTTGATCGCGGCCGGTGAGAGGATCCCCGTCGACGGCAAGATCATCCAGGGAACGTCGGATCTCGACTGCTCGCTGGCCTCAGGCGAAAGCACGCCGAAAAACGTGGCGCCGGGCGAAGCAGTACAGGCCGGCGTGCTCAATCTTACCGGCCCGCTGACGATCCAGGCGACAGCCGCCGCAAAGGATTCGTTCCTGGCGGAGATGGTTCGGCTGATGGAATCCGCCGAGGGCGGTCGCGCGCACTATCGCCGCATCGCTGATCGCGTGTCGGCACTCTACGCGCCCCTGGTTCATCTCACCGCCTTCGTGACATTCCTGGGCTGGATGGCGGCGACCGGCGACTGGCACCGGGCGATGACGATCGCCATCGCTGTTCTCATCATCACATGCCCCTGCGCGCTCGGCCTCGCCGTGCCGATCGTCCAAGTGGTCGCGGCGCGGCGGCTTTTCGAGAGCGGTATCATGGTCAAGGACGGTTCGGCCATGGAGCGCCTCGCGGCGATCGATACTGCCGTGTTCGACAAGACCGGCACGCTCACGCTCGGCCAGCCCCGGCTGGTCAATGCGGACTCGATTGATCCGGGCATGCTGGCAATCGCCGCCGACATGGCCGCGCATTCGCGTCACCCGTTTTCAAAGGCCATGACCGGCTTTGCCGCTCCTGGCGGGCAACACAAATTCGATGCCGTCACAGAGCATCCGGGGTTCGGGATCGAAGCCACTGTCGCCGGAAGCACCTGGCGGCTGGGTCGACGCGGATGGGCTGGATGGAAGGCCCGGACCGGAGGTGAAGGCAAACATGGCTATGGTGGAACGGCCCTGACAAAAGACGGGTTCATTGTCGCGACCTTCGATTTCGAGAATGCGCTGCGCGCCGACGCGGCGGCGGCGATCAAGCGATTGAACGATGCCGGGGTGTCGATGCAAATGCTGTCGGGCGATACCGCCGCAGCCTGCGCCGAAGTGGCAAAGCTGCTGGATATCGACGACTTCGTTCCGTGCCTGCTGCCATCGGGCAAGCTCGAACGCATCGAAACCCTCGCGAAAGTTGGGCACAAGGTTCTGATGGTTGGCGACGGCCTCAACGATACGCCGGCCCTGAGCGCGGCGCATGTCTCGATCGCACCGGCCACCGCCGTCGACATTGGCCGCAACGCGGCAGACTTCGTCTTCCTGCGCGAAAGCCTCCTGGCGGTGCCGCTCGCCCTGGGCGTCTCGCGCAAGGCAGGAAACCTGATCCGGCAGAACATCGCAATCGCAATCGTCTACAATGCGGTGGCAGTACCAATCGCCATCCTCGGGCACGTCACGCCTTTGATAGCGGCGATTGCCATGTCTGCCTCATCGCTGCTTGTTATTGGAAACGCATTGCGCTTGCACGGCTTCATGGCGAATGCGACGGTGCAAGTTATTCAAAAAGTCAGACGCTCCGCAGTCGGCTATTCGGCACAATCCTCGTGA
- the ccoS gene encoding cbb3-type cytochrome oxidase assembly protein CcoS, with protein MTTLLYLIPVALFLGALGLSGFVWALRSGQYEDLDGAAERILIDRDDKPGR; from the coding sequence GTGACGACCTTGCTCTATCTCATACCAGTGGCCCTTTTTCTGGGTGCACTGGGCCTGTCCGGCTTCGTCTGGGCATTGCGAAGCGGTCAATACGAAGATCTCGACGGAGCCGCCGAGCGGATACTAATTGATCGGGACGACAAACCGGGACGCTGA